From the Oleiphilus messinensis genome, one window contains:
- a CDS encoding methyl-accepting chemotaxis protein translates to MKVLEFYSNNIYRLPNVDQGDKFDLVTYFFKTKLALQTRFYYMQRFLGGDDQETMLAEMESAWEDLSDESYELSDLELTNASIRSGKFEGKTYSELLTSSIEQHKVFFDQLIVDFQAYRQVRKDYDQIKVDTLTQISQFVENIGDVVVSETEQARVTKQNVYSTVIISIVLGVIIAICATLFCLATVVKPIVQAGQRMKQISTGDGDLTATLPVNGNDEIAFMGRYFNNFVGKIRDIISATISISENLSAAALHLESLSNKTSHATAEQQSGSSQIATALYEMTASFQEVAQNASSAEQATNDANASVKQSQTAVTNNKTSIERLSSDIVEASSAVSALADESEAVGSILNVIRGIAEQTNLLALNAAIEAARAGEQGRGFAVVADEVRTLAQKTQQSTTEIQTVIEGLQSRSHAAVDVMKNSQSLASESVDFANIVDQQLESVNKAVEDVFRMNAQIATASEEQASVAEDINRNVTHINDLSEQTSHDAQAALKASLDVKQMVDQMRDLVHQFKV, encoded by the coding sequence ATGAAGGTACTGGAATTCTATTCGAACAACATCTACCGTTTGCCGAATGTTGATCAAGGGGACAAGTTTGATTTAGTGACCTACTTTTTCAAAACCAAACTTGCTCTGCAAACCCGATTTTATTACATGCAGCGGTTTTTAGGTGGGGATGATCAAGAAACCATGTTGGCTGAAATGGAGTCCGCATGGGAGGATTTGTCCGATGAATCCTATGAACTGTCCGATCTGGAGTTGACCAATGCAAGTATTCGCAGCGGCAAATTTGAAGGGAAGACCTATTCGGAGCTGTTAACCAGTTCAATTGAGCAGCATAAAGTCTTTTTTGACCAGTTGATTGTTGATTTCCAAGCCTACCGCCAGGTTCGTAAGGACTATGACCAAATCAAAGTTGATACCTTAACGCAGATCAGCCAGTTTGTAGAGAATATCGGGGATGTTGTGGTCAGTGAGACGGAGCAAGCCCGAGTTACCAAACAAAATGTATACAGCACTGTTATTATCTCGATTGTCCTCGGGGTGATTATTGCAATATGTGCCACCCTGTTTTGTCTGGCCACTGTCGTCAAACCCATCGTTCAGGCGGGTCAGCGTATGAAGCAGATTTCAACCGGTGATGGTGACCTGACCGCCACGCTTCCGGTCAATGGCAATGACGAAATCGCATTTATGGGGCGTTATTTCAACAATTTTGTTGGCAAGATCAGAGATATTATTTCTGCGACGATCAGTATTTCAGAAAACTTGTCCGCTGCGGCCCTGCATCTCGAGTCCCTGTCCAATAAAACCAGTCATGCTACTGCTGAACAGCAAAGCGGCAGTTCCCAGATTGCGACGGCGCTGTATGAGATGACCGCGTCATTTCAGGAGGTCGCGCAAAACGCATCGAGTGCTGAACAAGCCACGAATGATGCGAATGCCAGTGTGAAGCAAAGCCAAACAGCGGTAACAAACAACAAAACGTCAATTGAGCGTCTTTCGTCGGATATTGTTGAAGCCAGCTCCGCAGTCAGTGCGCTCGCCGATGAAAGTGAAGCTGTCGGCAGTATCTTGAATGTCATACGGGGTATTGCTGAGCAGACAAACCTGCTTGCCCTGAATGCTGCAATAGAAGCGGCAAGAGCAGGAGAGCAGGGGCGAGGGTTTGCAGTCGTTGCCGATGAGGTAAGAACGCTGGCGCAAAAAACCCAACAGTCTACTACGGAAATTCAAACGGTCATTGAGGGGCTTCAATCGCGCTCACACGCAGCGGTGGATGTGATGAAAAACAGCCAGTCGCTCGCAAGTGAAAGTGTCGACTTTGCGAATATCGTTGACCAGCAGCTGGAGTCTGTGAATAAGGCCGTTGAGGACGTATTCCGTATGAATGCCCAGATTGCAACAGCTTCAGAGGAGCAGGCGTCCGTTGCGGAGGACATCAACCGCAATGTAACACATATCAATGACTTGTCGGAGCAAACATCCCATGATGCCCAAGCCGCGCTAAAAGCCTCCCTGGATGTAAAGCAGATGGTGGATCAGATGCGAGATTTAGTGCATCAGTTCAAAGTGTAG
- a CDS encoding (2Fe-2S)-binding protein, which yields MFVCICNQVTSKEIRQAVESGNHSFDAVQEMLGVASCCGQCEDYARNFVDELNGNASVDLAYCAA from the coding sequence ATGTTCGTATGTATTTGCAATCAGGTAACTTCCAAAGAAATTCGCCAAGCCGTTGAAAGTGGTAATCATAGTTTCGATGCGGTTCAGGAAATGCTCGGCGTCGCGAGCTGCTGTGGTCAATGTGAAGATTATGCGCGCAACTTCGTCGATGAGTTGAACGGCAATGCTTCAGTAGATCTGGCGTATTGCGCTGCATAA
- a CDS encoding type 2 periplasmic-binding domain-containing protein has translation MKRQQSVFIAGLLSCFISGVAAIESTVPRPSLSSSSTHVLYIHSPDFPPYQTTEPAPRGLMSRFGITVATLLGGEVSLFYRSTETSVLAPEKASEADGACYLTGYFQPDPSFPLQSVELHISSDVLVTRKDERTIKHYSGLTNKVIGALEKTPQNPILQDFAHSGLVELPVFSSTQGMITALRDGTLDGFRLDQFRITPMMHNEFSIQPITLNHYHFQCALKSSEANQKQLRRLNKAFQVLQRSGKLERTLDDYRTEFYRANPQR, from the coding sequence TTGAAACGACAACAATCAGTATTCATTGCGGGATTGCTGAGCTGTTTCATCAGCGGTGTCGCAGCCATTGAGTCAACAGTCCCTCGCCCCTCCCTGAGCTCATCATCCACTCATGTTCTGTACATCCATTCACCGGATTTTCCACCGTATCAAACAACCGAGCCAGCCCCCCGAGGACTGATGTCCCGATTTGGCATCACTGTGGCGACATTATTGGGGGGTGAAGTTTCGCTGTTTTACAGAAGTACGGAAACATCGGTATTGGCACCTGAAAAGGCGTCTGAAGCAGATGGAGCATGCTACCTTACAGGCTATTTTCAACCCGACCCGAGCTTTCCGCTCCAATCGGTCGAGCTTCATATTTCAAGTGATGTACTGGTTACGCGAAAAGATGAACGGACGATTAAACACTACAGTGGCCTGACCAACAAAGTTATTGGTGCCCTGGAGAAGACCCCGCAAAACCCGATTCTTCAAGACTTCGCGCATTCCGGTTTGGTTGAGCTCCCTGTCTTTAGTAGTACGCAGGGTATGATAACGGCATTACGAGATGGCACGCTCGACGGTTTTCGTTTGGATCAGTTTCGCATCACGCCGATGATGCACAACGAGTTTTCAATCCAGCCCATCACCCTGAATCACTACCACTTTCAATGTGCCCTTAAAAGTAGCGAGGCCAACCAGAAACAATTGCGTCGCCTGAACAAAGCTTTTCAGGTTCTGCAACGCTCCGGCAAACTTGAGCGCACATTAGACGACTATCGAACTGAGTTTTATCGAGCCAATCCACAAAGGTGA
- a CDS encoding SDR family oxidoreductase, with product MNSELSNSPVQTESLKGKTCFITGASRGIGREIALKLAAEGANLVLAAKSAEPHPKLPGTIFSVAEEVTRAGGQALPLQLNVQDEAQIKECIDQAADHFGSLDILINNAGAIKLQGVEKLPVKRFDLMYQVNTRAVMAASQAALPWLKASGHAHILNLSPPLNLDPAWFANYAPYTITKYGMSMLTIGMAKEFKKFNISVNSLWPKTIIATAAVEFEAGNPALMKGARTPAIMADAAIRLLSTIPGAISGQTLVDEDWLRSCGQDNFDAYKNDPDYTGKLFPDLYV from the coding sequence ATGAATTCGGAATTATCCAATAGCCCAGTGCAAACGGAGAGTTTGAAAGGAAAGACTTGCTTCATCACCGGTGCAAGTCGGGGAATCGGGCGAGAAATTGCGCTAAAGCTCGCTGCTGAGGGAGCCAATCTGGTGCTCGCAGCGAAGTCTGCGGAGCCTCACCCCAAATTACCCGGTACAATCTTCAGTGTCGCAGAAGAGGTGACTCGCGCAGGAGGACAGGCACTGCCACTGCAACTCAATGTGCAAGACGAAGCGCAAATAAAAGAATGCATTGATCAAGCGGCAGATCACTTTGGCAGCCTCGATATTCTGATCAACAACGCGGGAGCGATCAAATTGCAAGGTGTAGAGAAGCTGCCGGTGAAACGGTTTGATCTGATGTACCAGGTCAATACCCGCGCTGTTATGGCCGCATCCCAGGCAGCACTGCCCTGGCTCAAAGCATCTGGGCATGCTCATATTCTCAACTTGTCACCACCACTCAACCTTGACCCCGCGTGGTTCGCAAACTATGCCCCTTACACCATTACCAAGTATGGTATGTCCATGCTGACAATCGGGATGGCCAAGGAGTTTAAGAAGTTCAATATTTCAGTAAATTCGCTGTGGCCCAAAACGATCATTGCAACCGCGGCAGTTGAATTTGAGGCTGGCAATCCGGCGTTAATGAAAGGCGCCCGTACCCCGGCGATTATGGCGGACGCAGCCATTCGCCTGCTCTCGACGATTCCGGGAGCCATAAGCGGTCAAACATTAGTGGATGAAGACTGGCTACGAAGTTGCGGACAAGACAATTTCGACGCGTATAAAAATGATCCGGACTATACTGGCAAACTGTTTCCCGATCTTTATGTCTGA